Proteins from a genomic interval of Caldicellulosiruptor diazotrophicus:
- the fusA gene encoding elongation factor G, which translates to MPRQFPLEKTRNIGIMAHIDAGKTTTTERILFYTGKVHKMGEVHEGTATMDWMEQEQERGITITSAATTCEWKGHRINIIDTPGHVDFTVEVERSLRVLDGAIAVFCAKGGVEPQSETVWRQADKYRVPRIAYVNKMDIMGANFFNVIDMMKERLGANPVAIQVPIGKEDTFRGIVDLLTMKAIIYVDDLGKVSQETEIPEDVKDIAEEYRIKLLEAVAETDEEIMMKYLEGEEITVEELKAAIRKATINMQMTPVLCGSSYRNKGVQPLLDAVVDYLPSPVDIAAVKGFSPDTGEEIERKTSEDEPFCALAFKIMSDPYVGKLTFLRVYSGVLHAGSYVYNSTKNKKERVGRLLHMHANHREDVDAVYAGDICAAIGLSNTTTGDTLCDENHPIVLESMEFPEPVIQVAIEPKTKADQEKMGIALQRLAEEDPTFKVSTNHETGQTLIAGMGELHLEIIVDRMRREFKVEVNVGKPQVAYKETIKKSVKVEGKYIRQSGGRGQYGHVWLELEPLERGAGYEFVNKIVGGVIPKEFIPSVDAGVQEAMQSGVLAGYPVVDVRVTLFDGSYHEVDSSDMAFRIAAAQAFREGMKKADPVLLEPIMKVEVVVPEEYMGDVMGDINSRRGRIEGMELRGNAQVIRAYVPLAEMFGYATDLRSKTQGRGTYTMQFDHYEEVPKNIADKILEMKNK; encoded by the coding sequence TTGCCCAGGCAGTTTCCACTTGAAAAAACAAGAAATATAGGTATTATGGCTCATATAGATGCGGGGAAGACTACAACAACAGAAAGAATTCTTTTTTACACAGGTAAGGTCCACAAGATGGGTGAAGTCCACGAAGGGACTGCTACTATGGACTGGATGGAACAGGAACAGGAAAGAGGTATTACAATCACCTCTGCTGCCACAACATGTGAATGGAAAGGTCACAGGATAAACATCATTGACACACCAGGACATGTGGACTTCACAGTTGAGGTAGAAAGGTCCCTGCGCGTGCTTGACGGTGCAATTGCTGTATTTTGTGCAAAAGGCGGTGTTGAGCCACAGTCAGAGACTGTTTGGAGACAGGCTGACAAATACCGTGTGCCAAGGATAGCTTATGTAAATAAGATGGATATAATGGGTGCGAACTTTTTCAATGTCATTGATATGATGAAAGAAAGACTTGGTGCAAATCCGGTTGCAATACAGGTTCCAATTGGGAAAGAGGATACTTTTAGAGGGATTGTAGACCTTCTGACAATGAAGGCTATAATTTATGTTGATGATCTTGGAAAAGTATCTCAAGAGACTGAGATTCCAGAGGATGTAAAAGATATTGCGGAAGAGTATAGAATTAAACTTTTAGAGGCTGTTGCTGAGACTGATGAAGAGATTATGATGAAATATTTAGAGGGTGAAGAGATTACAGTTGAAGAGCTCAAGGCTGCAATAAGAAAGGCTACAATCAACATGCAAATGACACCTGTATTATGTGGTTCATCATATAGAAATAAAGGTGTTCAACCACTTTTAGATGCAGTTGTTGATTATCTGCCATCACCTGTTGACATTGCTGCAGTAAAAGGATTTTCACCTGATACTGGTGAAGAAATTGAAAGAAAAACAAGTGAAGATGAGCCGTTTTGTGCACTGGCATTTAAGATTATGTCTGACCCATATGTTGGTAAACTGACATTTTTAAGAGTTTACTCAGGTGTTCTTCATGCAGGTTCATATGTTTATAACTCAACAAAGAACAAGAAAGAAAGAGTAGGAAGACTGTTGCACATGCATGCAAACCATCGAGAAGATGTTGATGCTGTATATGCCGGTGATATTTGTGCAGCAATTGGTCTTTCTAATACAACAACAGGTGACACCCTCTGTGATGAAAATCATCCAATTGTATTAGAGTCTATGGAGTTCCCAGAACCTGTTATACAAGTTGCTATTGAACCAAAGACAAAAGCTGACCAAGAAAAGATGGGTATTGCACTGCAAAGACTTGCTGAAGAAGACCCGACATTCAAGGTATCTACAAACCATGAAACAGGGCAAACACTTATTGCAGGTATGGGAGAGTTGCATTTAGAGATTATTGTTGACAGAATGAGAAGAGAATTTAAAGTAGAAGTTAATGTAGGTAAACCTCAGGTAGCTTACAAAGAGACAATCAAGAAATCTGTCAAGGTTGAAGGAAAATATATCAGACAGTCTGGTGGTAGAGGTCAATACGGTCACGTTTGGCTTGAACTTGAACCGCTTGAAAGAGGTGCAGGGTATGAGTTTGTGAACAAGATAGTTGGTGGTGTGATTCCAAAAGAATTCATACCATCTGTTGATGCAGGTGTTCAGGAAGCAATGCAGTCAGGTGTGTTGGCAGGATATCCTGTAGTGGACGTAAGAGTTACATTGTTTGATGGTTCATACCACGAAGTCGACTCAAGCGACATGGCGTTCAGAATTGCAGCAGCTCAAGCCTTCAGAGAAGGTATGAAAAAAGCAGACCCAGTACTCTTAGAGCCTATTATGAAGGTCGAGGTTGTTGTTCCTGAAGAGTACATGGGAGATGTCATGGGTGATATAAACTCCAGACGTGGAAGAATTGAGGGAATGGAACTTAGAGGAAATGCGCAGGTTATTCGTGCATATGTTCCGCTTGCTGAGATGTTTGGTTATGCAACAGACTTGAGGTCAAAGACACAGGGTCGAGGAACATACACCATGCAGTTTGACCACTATGAAGAAGTTCCAAAGAATATTGCTGATAAGATTCTTGAAATGAAGAATAAATAA